From the Microplitis mediator isolate UGA2020A chromosome 6, iyMicMedi2.1, whole genome shotgun sequence genome, one window contains:
- the LOC130669390 gene encoding katanin p80 WD40 repeat-containing subunit B1-like, whose translation MATSTQKSWKLQDFTAHTSNVKCLALGHKSGRVLVTGGDDKKVNLWAVGKQNCIMSLSGHTTAIECVRFGPAEDVVCSGSHSGALKIWDLEHAKLTRTFTGHKAGIKCMDFHPYGELLTSGSVDTGIKLWDIRKQGCVFTYRGHDKTVNSLKFSPDGQWIASAGEEGTVKLWDLRVAKLLKEFSEHKEAATTVEFHPHEFLLASGGMDKTVHFWDLESFKLVSSVQNVSAIRCLHFSQDGECLYTGTQDLLEVHRWEPARTLDTVTTSWGKVQDIAIARTQLFAASFNGSNVKLFVCDLNKITSSTNSSESLSPFAHGNPLKKSFTKDNLKKNVSELHDETQKVTRVAMSRESR comes from the exons ATGGCGACGTCAACTCAAAAATCTTGGAAACTCC agGATTTTACTGCCCATACTTCAAATGTTAAGTGTCTTGCACTTGGTCACAAATCAGGACGAGTTTTAGTAACTGGTGGTGATGACAAAAAGGTTAACTTATGGGCAGTTGGAAAGCAAAATTGTATAATGAGTCTAAGTGGTCACACTACCGCTATCGAATGTGTAAGATTTGGGCCAGCTGAAGATGTTGTTTGTTCTGGTTCTCATTCTGGAGCTTTAAAAATATGGGATCTGGAGCATGCGAAGTTGACCAGGACATTTACAGGACACAAAGCTGGAATAAAGTGCATGGATTTTCATCCGTATGGTGAATTATTGACATCAGGAAGTGTGGATACTGGGATTAAATTGTGGGATATTAGAAAACAAGGCTGCGTTTTTACATACAGAGGTCACGATAAAACAGTCAATAGTTTGAAATTTAGTCCCGATGGTCAATGGATCGCTAGTGCAGGAGAAGAAGGAACTGTCAAGTTATGGGACCTAAGAGTAGCAAAACTACTGAAAGAATTTTCAGAGCACAAAGAAGCTGCGACAACAGTCGAGTTTCATCCTCatgaatttttacttgccAGTGGGGGTATGGACAAGACGGTTCATTTCTGGGACTTGGAATCATTTAAATTGGTATCTTCAGTGCAAAATGTATCAGCAATAAGATGTCTTCATTTTAGTCAAGACGGGGAGTGTTTATATACTGGGACTCAAGATCTTTTGGAAGTACACCGTTGGGAACCAGCACGAACACTGGACACTGTGACAACTAGTTGGGGTAAAGTTCAAGATATTGCTATTGCACGGACTCAGCTGTTTGCCGCAAGTTTTAATGGTTCAAATGTTAAGCTATTTGTttgtgatttaaataaaataacgtcTTCTACTAATTCTTCTGAATCGTTGTCACCATTCGCTCATGGAAATCCGTTGAAAAAGAGCTTCACGaaagacaatttaaaaaaaaatgt ctCTGAACTTCATGACGAAACTCAGAAAGTGACCAGGGTGGCCATGAGCCGAGAAAGCCGGTAA
- the LOC130669988 gene encoding uncharacterized protein LOC130669988, whose translation MRVKPELLLRTMKILGEISGIWPIFDSQVWIRIIKELVWFVSIVNITLIIIPTMLSIHKELHEGQPLKALHSLSALPVYSETFVNLLMWKYNKNQIQGLLWEMFDYIKSVNGRDKIILSKSINHHLPLYIFVVVFCSLACVSHLCVPIFTPQRLLPSVAYYPFTIEPYTATYYLVYTQQAIANLQCGLHHTVAPIIIAILLSYVTAKLKVLLLRLKNVVNVDEFNDWIRQHRDCIRYFEQLDKTVRFIIFKSFVIITLSVILGGIKIVHTSSVIETTKFLFIVIAGCLAVYLYIPPADDLYELD comes from the exons ATGAGAGTTAAACCAGAGTTACTATTACGTACGATGAAAATACTTGGCGAAATATCCGGAatctggccaatttttgaCTCACAAGTGTGGAtaagaattataaaagaattaGTATGGTTTGTGTCGATAGTCAATATTACATTGATAATAATTCCTACGATGTTGAGTATACATAAGGAACTTCACGAAGGTCAACCATTAAAAGCACTTCATTCTCTAAGTGCACTGCCAGTGTATTCAGAAACATTCGTCAATCTTCTTATGTGGAAGTATAATAAGAATCAAATTCAG ggATTATTATGGGAAATGTTTGATTACATAAAATCAGTAAACGGCAgagacaaaattattttaagtaaatcaATAAACCATCACCTgcctttatatatatttgtggtgGTATTTTGTTCACTGGCTTGTGTTTCTCATCTATGCGTTCCAATTTTTACACCTCAAAGACTGTTACCTTCTGTAGCTTATTATCCATTTACTATTGAACCATATACAGCCACATATTACTTAGTTTACACTCAGCAAGCTATAGCTAATTTACAATGTGGATTGCATCACACTGTTGCTCCAATTATAATCGCAATACTACTGTCTTATGTAACAGCAAAACTAAAAGTACTATtattaagattaaaaaatgttgTCAATGTTGATGAGTTCAATGATTGGATACGACAACATCGAGATTGTATACG ATATTTTGAGCAACTCGATAAAACTGTTCGTTTCATTATATTTAAGAGCTTTGTCATTATAACATTATCAGTAATCTTAGGAGGTATTAAGATCGTACAT ACTTCAAGTGTTATagaaacaacaaaatttttatttatcgtcaTTGCTGGATGTTTAGCAGTTTATTTATACATTCCTCCAGCAGATGATTTATATGAGCTT gaCTGA
- the LOC130669989 gene encoding uncharacterized protein LOC130669989: protein MRVKPELLLRTMKILGEISGIWPIFDSKWLIRIIKELVWFVSIVNIALIIIPMVLRIHKDIYEDQPLNALHSLSALPVYSETFVNLIIWKYNKNQIQELLVEMFDYVKSVKGRDKNILSKSINHHLPLYIFVVVFCTIACVSHLCVPIFTPLRLLPSVAYYPFTIEPYTATYYLVYTQQAIAILQAALHHTVVPTIIAILLSYVTAKLRVLLLALKNVVNVDEFNNWIQQHRYCIQ, encoded by the exons ATGAGAGTTAAACCAGAGTTACTATTACGTACGATGAAAATTCTTGGCGAAATATCCGGAatctggccaatttttgaCTCGAAATGGTTGATAAGAATTATAAAGGAATTAGTATGGTTTGTGTCGATAGTTAATATTGCATTGATAATAATTCCCATGGTATTACGTATACACAAAGACATATACGAAGATCAACCATTGAATGCACTTCATTCTCTAAGTGCACTGCCAGTGTATTCAGAAACGTTCGTCAATCTTATCATATGGAAGTATAATAAGAATCAAATTCAG gaATTATTAGTGGAAATGTTTGATTACGTAAAATCAGTTAAAGGcagagacaaaaatattttaagtaaatcaATTAACCATCATCTGCCTTTGTATATATTTGTGGTGGTATTTTGTACAATAGCGTGTGTTTCTCATCTATGCGTTCCAATTTTTACGCCTCTAAGACTATTACCTTCTGTAGCTTATTATCCATTTACCATTGAACCATATACAGCCACATATTACTTAGTTTATACCCAGCAAGCTATAGCTATCTTACAAGCTGCATTACATCACACTGTTGTTCCAACTATAATCGCAATACTATTGTCTTATGTAACAGCAAAACTGAGAGTACTATTACTAGCATTGAAAAATGTTGTCAATGTTGATGAGTTCAATAATTGGATACAACAGCATCGATATTGTATACagtaa